In a single window of the Entelurus aequoreus isolate RoL-2023_Sb linkage group LG16, RoL_Eaeq_v1.1, whole genome shotgun sequence genome:
- the LOC133631342 gene encoding forkhead box protein Q1-like: MKLGVLCGKMDEMYKAPEGGTLSPLPADEELGSDGDFAAHSPAASGKSKPYTRRPKPPFSYIALIAMAIRDSPSGRLTLAEINAYLMNKFPFFRGGYTGWRNSVRHNLSLNDCFHKVLRDPSRPWGKDNFWMLNPHSEYTFADGVFRRRRKRLNICLSKQQQREGSEDAPPPGSDLASSPKKFTSSFTIDSILSKPFSKHHFPRVDRYSGVMMMMHYLNSPAASLLHNKPTYHMDPGTAHAPMCGLLLQTL; encoded by the coding sequence atgaagCTTGGAGTTTTGTGTGGGAAAATGGATGAGATGTACAAAGCTCCGGAGGGAGGGACGTTGTCGCCTCTCCCCGCCGATGAGGAGCTGGGCTCGGATGGAGACTTCGCGGCGCACAGCCCTGCTGCGAGCGGGAAATCCAAGCCGTACACCAGGAGACCCAAACCGCCCTTCTCCTACATCGCCCTCATCGCCATGGCCATCCGGGACTCCCCGTCCGGCCGCCTCACTTTAGCCGAAATCAACGCGTATCTCATGAACAAGTTCCCCTTCTTCCGGGGCGGCTACACCGGCTGGAGGAACTCGGTGCGCCACAACCTGTCCCTCAACGACTGCTTCCACAAGGTGCTGCGCGACCCTTCCCGGCCGTGGGGGAAGGACAATTTCTGGATGCTCAACCCCCACAGCGAGTACACGTTCGCGGACGGCGTGTTCCGGCGCCGGCGGAAGCGCCTCAACATCTGCTTGAGTAAACAGCAGCAGCGGGAAGGCTCGGAGGACGCGCCGCCGCCGGGCAGCGACCTCGCAAGCTCGCCTAAGAAGTTCACCAGCTCCTTCACGATAGACAGCATCCTCAGCAAGCCCTTCTCCAAACACCATTTCCCACGCGTGGATCGCTACAGCggcgtgatgatgatgatgcactaTTTAAATTCACCTGCTGCCTCTTTGCTGCACAACAAGCCGACGTATCACATGGACCCCGGGACTGCGCATGCGCCGATGTGTGGGCTCCTTTTACAAACTTTGTGA